One part of the Melitaea cinxia chromosome 8, ilMelCinx1.1, whole genome shotgun sequence genome encodes these proteins:
- the LOC123655863 gene encoding lipase member I-like, protein MDTKLCVVCCGANERDAKLRFYFDSFNNFTELSIDEADKIFQTSWYRPERDTVIFAHGFTGVPTGPAVTAVIKAYLDQEESNVALLNWERLASGQTASLASSYVNWAAPNARQLGIHLVSTFITLADAGLNLNKTHLIGHSLGAHIWGITGYNLFLRGIELPWITGLDPAFAGFERRHVSQKLNPRSAAFVDVIHTDPNKYGMRAPCGTVDFWPNYRMVGPVKQPGCPSNPVPVFSSDDLCSHNRSWQLLVDSVKYPGTLIGSYARNYKTWKNYSVADRNAVTLQLGKCDTKSRRGNYYLVTKAESMYGLGIDGL, encoded by the exons atggATACAAAATTATgtgtag TTTGTTGCGGCGCTAACGAGCGTGATGCCAAACTAAGGTTTTATTTCGA cTCTTTCAACAATTTTACTGAGCTTTCAATAGACGAAGCTGATAAAATATTCCAGACGTCATGGTATAGACCAGAGCGCGATACGGTTATATTCGCTCACGGATTCACAG GTGTTCCGACTGGACCTGCGGTGACGGCTGTCATAAAAGCTTATTTAGACCAAGAAGAAAGTAACGTGGCTCTACTTAACTGGGAACGTTTAGCTTCAGGCCAGACGGCAAGCCTTGCCAGTTCGTATGTTAACTGGGCGGCCCCCAATGCCAGACag CTGGGTATCCACCTCGTCAGTACTTTTATCACCTTAGCTGACGCTGGACTAAATCTGAATAAAACTCATCTCATCGGCCACTCATTGGGCGCACACATTTGGGGCATCACGGGATATAATCTGTTCTTAAGAGGAATAGAACTACCTTG GATAACAGGCTTAGATCCTGCTTTTGCAGGCTTTGAGAGgagacatgtttcacaaaaacTCAATCCACGGTCAGCTGCTTTCGTCGATGTTATCCACACCGATCCCAATAAGTACGGAATGAGAGCGCCCTGTGGTACGGTAGACTTTTGGCCTAACTACAGAATGGTAGGTCCTGTCAAACAACCTGGATGTCCCAGCAATCCAGTGCCGGTATTTTCTAGTGATG atttatgcAGTCACAATAGAAGCTGGCAGTTATTAGTGGACTCTGTTAAATATCCAGGTACTTTAATTGGATCCTACGCGAGGAATTATAAGACATGGAAGAATTATTCTGTAGCTGACAGGAATGCTGTCACTCTACAACTTGGCAAATGTGATACTAAATC CCGCCGTGGAAACTACTACCTTGTGACTAAAGCCGAATCAATGTATGGTCTTGGAATAGATGGACTATGA